A stretch of the Deinococcus sp. YIM 134068 genome encodes the following:
- the gnd gene encoding phosphogluconate dehydrogenase (NAD(+)-dependent, decarboxylating), whose protein sequence is MKMGMVGLGKMGGNMVLRLTQGGQQVVGYDRSEESVALIESQGAQGARTVDELIAALGEPGTRAVWVMVPSGAITQAVIDDLAERLSPGDIIIDGGNSNYKDTMRRGEELGRRGIHFVDVGTSGGVWGLTEGYAMMVGGSVEAVERLRPILEVLAPAPGRGWGRMGPTGSGHYVKMVHNGIEYGMMQAYAEGFELLHAREDFGLDMAQIAELWRHGSVIRSWLLDLTAEALSNAADFSSLSDYVADSGEGRWTVIDSIELGVPAPVITLATQMRFRSQQEVSYAGQMLSAMRRAFGGHAVKVLDVARQDTVVPEVQPGDHPKAAAPENISASTTTDTGSQGQAEQLGETGQQRVLGDT, encoded by the coding sequence ATGAAGATGGGCATGGTCGGGCTGGGCAAGATGGGCGGCAACATGGTGCTGCGGCTGACGCAGGGCGGGCAGCAGGTGGTGGGCTACGACCGCAGCGAGGAGAGCGTGGCGCTCATTGAGTCCCAGGGGGCGCAGGGGGCGCGCACGGTAGACGAGTTGATCGCGGCGCTCGGCGAGCCGGGCACGCGGGCGGTGTGGGTCATGGTGCCGTCGGGGGCCATCACGCAGGCGGTGATCGATGATCTCGCGGAGCGGCTCTCACCCGGTGACATCATCATCGACGGGGGCAACTCCAACTACAAGGACACCATGCGCCGGGGCGAGGAGCTGGGGCGGCGGGGCATTCATTTCGTGGACGTGGGCACGTCGGGCGGCGTCTGGGGGCTGACCGAGGGCTACGCGATGATGGTGGGCGGCAGCGTGGAGGCCGTCGAGCGGCTGCGCCCCATTCTGGAGGTGCTGGCCCCCGCGCCGGGGCGGGGCTGGGGCCGCATGGGGCCGACGGGATCGGGCCACTACGTCAAGATGGTCCACAACGGCATCGAGTACGGGATGATGCAGGCCTACGCCGAGGGCTTCGAGCTGCTGCACGCGCGCGAGGACTTCGGGCTGGACATGGCCCAGATCGCGGAGTTGTGGCGTCACGGCTCGGTGATCCGCTCGTGGCTGCTCGACCTCACCGCCGAGGCGCTCTCCAACGCCGCCGACTTCTCGTCGCTCTCGGATTACGTGGCCGACTCGGGCGAGGGCCGCTGGACGGTCATCGACTCCATCGAGCTGGGAGTGCCCGCGCCGGTCATCACCCTCGCCACCCAGATGCGCTTCCGCTCGCAGCAGGAGGTCAGCTACGCCGGGCAGATGCTCTCGGCGATGCGGCGGGCCTTCGGCGGCCACGCGGTCAAGGTGCTGGACGTGGCCCGGCAGGATACGGTCGTGCCCGAGGTCCAGCCGGGCGACCATCCCAAAGCCGCCGCCCCCGAGAACATCTCCGCCTCCACCACGACCGACACGGGCAGCCAGGGGCAGGCCGAGCAGCTCGGGGAGACCGGGCAGCAGCGGGTCCTGGGGGACACGTGA
- a CDS encoding SRPBCC family protein, protein MSEPIHIRQSIVVRSRPDVLYRLALEPKRRARWDPNLTRAEYEGGDGRLANNARVRFKFSRRLLGLAFTAKYGQLQAPLRGGWESVRHVGPLERLTQGWTFKAIPGGTEVTLTVNGRVRYKWVRRPVERVLQNMVGTTLLELQRQVDAQGAQLIEDMGREMQKRQQEEKKAAREAAKAARRKR, encoded by the coding sequence ATGTCCGAACCCATCCACATCAGGCAGAGCATCGTGGTCCGGTCGCGCCCGGACGTGCTGTACCGGCTGGCGCTGGAGCCGAAACGGCGGGCCAGGTGGGACCCCAACCTGACGCGGGCGGAGTACGAGGGTGGGGACGGGCGGCTGGCGAACAATGCGCGGGTGCGCTTCAAGTTCTCGCGGCGGCTGCTGGGCCTCGCGTTCACGGCGAAGTACGGCCAGCTTCAGGCTCCGCTACGCGGCGGCTGGGAGAGCGTGCGGCACGTCGGCCCGCTGGAGCGGCTGACGCAGGGCTGGACGTTCAAGGCGATTCCGGGCGGCACCGAGGTCACGCTGACCGTGAATGGCCGGGTGCGCTACAAGTGGGTCCGCAGGCCCGTGGAGCGCGTTTTGCAGAACATGGTCGGCACCACCCTGCTGGAGTTGCAGCGGCAGGTGGACGCCCAGGGCGCGCAACTGATAGAGGACATGGGACGCGAGATGCAGAAGCGGCAGCAGGAGGAGAAGAAGGCCGCACGGGAGGCGGCGAAGGCGGCGCGGCGCAAGCGGTAG